A single Chryseobacterium sp. DNA region contains:
- a CDS encoding choice-of-anchor L domain-containing protein, translated as MLNRRTGSLFFALFFTLIGNFFSSQNQGRVDVARKAGAASMRAGVFIDVNAPGYPESGYNITQLVKDVLISGGGCSTAAVSNVTVSPNLSPGNQERSWGYFNKATTNFPFNKGIILTTGFANKAGNNFQGTLSDGLPSGGDADLATVLGIPNSQLFDATSIEFDFVASSTEISFRYLFASKEYQQNFPCTITDGFALLLKKVGDPTYTNLAILPGGAGPVSVKNIHPAYPNCGPINESYYGGTNTAQIETNFDGRTIPLTAKATVIPGQTYHFKMVLADYQDRNFDSAVFLEAGSFDIGVKILDPAGVQLPATVNMCDNTPQTFTASVQGANITYQWFLGSNPIPGATGASYTATQPGVYSVKVYIQGNTCPGEATITVVGGTSPTVQNATLTACYSAGNATFNLTSAQAAISTTPGAAFSYYTTLADANAGNANTIPNPTAYQSAGGQTIYVLVKNGFCSKVAQLQLVKAPQMTATIAPPAVLTCTNSQITLNASTSVYPAGATYNWTTTGGNIVSGGNTLTPVVNAAGTYTLTISNTYQPGNVNCTATASVTVTGDSAPPATGLTASKIKICNGDSVVLTATGGATYNWTGLPGTGNTQTVSPTVTTTYTVTAVGANGCVSANPATITIEVSQPFTAQNATLHKCYQPGLTYDLTEAQPQITGAAGITFTYYVNQADAIAANANFITTPTAYTPPGNQTIYVLVSNGGCSYVVSLQLLRSAETTLTIAAPQTVTCTTPQVTLDASASVIPPGSTITWTTTGGTIVSGGNTLTPVVSAGGTYTLTVTNVSQPGNLSCTYTSNVTVTQDTALPFAGLTSSQPRICVGESVTLTATGGVTYNWPGLPGNGSTQVVSPATTTVYTVYAVGANGCVSATPATVTVQVGPPIAGIAASKTKICAGESVTLTATGGVTYNWPGLPGNGNTQVVTPTVTTTYSVFALGGNGCSSVEAAKITIEVVPAIESTLKDVYVCAGDNGTLDAGAGPNYTYVWSTGATTQTITTNIPGTYSVTISNGVCSKVFSAQLINPDLPQFTNIIYDNHVLTLTASNPTGGILEYSIDGGSTWQSSNIFYGTLNNTTYHLMVRVVGSKCGTSLDYFTLVISNAITPNMDGFNDAIDFTGISGYKDFAASIFDRYGAEVFKATKNETIWRGSLKGSNLPTGTYWYRVQWENPASRKLEQRSGWILLKNRN; from the coding sequence ATGTTAAATAGGAGGACAGGAAGTTTATTTTTTGCGTTATTTTTTACACTGATAGGGAACTTTTTCTCTTCTCAAAACCAGGGAAGGGTAGATGTTGCCAGAAAAGCCGGTGCTGCCTCTATGAGAGCTGGAGTTTTTATTGATGTAAATGCACCGGGCTATCCTGAATCAGGTTATAACATCACACAACTGGTGAAAGATGTTTTGATCTCAGGAGGAGGATGTAGTACCGCAGCGGTAAGTAATGTAACGGTATCTCCCAATTTATCTCCCGGTAACCAGGAGCGAAGCTGGGGATATTTTAACAAGGCAACGACCAATTTTCCGTTTAACAAAGGAATTATATTAACGACAGGATTTGCCAACAAAGCCGGGAATAATTTCCAGGGAACCCTTAGTGATGGGCTCCCTTCCGGCGGAGATGCTGACCTGGCTACCGTATTGGGAATTCCTAATTCTCAATTGTTTGATGCTACTTCTATCGAATTTGATTTCGTAGCTTCCTCCACTGAAATTTCATTCAGGTATTTATTTGCCTCTAAAGAATATCAACAAAATTTTCCATGTACCATTACGGACGGTTTTGCTTTATTATTGAAAAAGGTGGGTGACCCTACCTATACTAATCTAGCTATACTTCCTGGAGGAGCAGGGCCTGTAAGTGTGAAAAATATTCACCCTGCCTATCCTAATTGCGGTCCGATCAATGAATCTTACTATGGGGGAACAAATACCGCTCAAATCGAAACCAATTTTGATGGGCGTACAATACCTTTAACAGCAAAAGCAACTGTTATCCCGGGGCAGACTTATCATTTTAAAATGGTATTGGCAGATTACCAGGATCGTAATTTTGATTCAGCTGTCTTTTTGGAAGCAGGATCGTTTGATATCGGAGTAAAGATCCTTGATCCTGCAGGAGTACAGCTGCCTGCAACAGTGAATATGTGTGATAACACACCACAGACATTTACAGCTTCTGTTCAGGGCGCTAATATTACCTATCAATGGTTTTTAGGTTCTAATCCAATTCCGGGAGCTACAGGAGCGAGCTATACCGCTACGCAGCCTGGAGTCTATTCCGTTAAAGTCTATATCCAGGGCAATACATGTCCGGGAGAAGCCACCATCACCGTAGTAGGAGGAACGTCTCCCACGGTACAGAATGCAACTTTAACAGCATGTTATTCTGCAGGGAATGCTACATTTAACCTGACCTCAGCACAGGCTGCCATCAGTACCACTCCGGGAGCTGCATTTTCATACTATACCACGTTAGCAGACGCAAATGCCGGAAATGCTAATACAATCCCGAATCCTACCGCCTATCAAAGTGCCGGGGGACAAACCATTTATGTTTTAGTTAAAAACGGCTTCTGTTCCAAAGTAGCTCAGCTGCAGCTGGTAAAAGCGCCACAGATGACTGCCACTATTGCACCTCCGGCGGTATTAACCTGTACCAATTCACAAATAACTTTAAACGCTTCCACATCTGTGTATCCGGCTGGTGCTACCTATAACTGGACGACTACCGGAGGAAATATTGTTTCGGGAGGCAACACTTTGACTCCTGTTGTCAACGCTGCCGGAACCTATACTTTAACCATATCAAATACTTATCAGCCCGGAAATGTCAACTGTACAGCCACAGCCAGTGTTACCGTTACAGGAGACAGTGCGCCGCCGGCAACAGGACTTACAGCCAGTAAAATCAAAATATGTAATGGTGATTCTGTAGTCTTGACAGCTACAGGAGGGGCTACCTATAACTGGACGGGGCTTCCTGGAACCGGCAATACCCAGACAGTATCCCCTACAGTGACCACAACTTATACGGTAACTGCTGTAGGAGCCAATGGATGTGTATCTGCCAATCCTGCAACAATAACCATTGAAGTATCACAACCATTCACAGCTCAAAATGCAACATTACACAAGTGTTATCAGCCAGGATTAACCTATGATCTTACAGAGGCGCAGCCTCAGATCACGGGAGCTGCGGGGATCACTTTTACCTATTATGTCAATCAGGCAGATGCCATTGCTGCGAATGCCAACTTTATTACAACTCCTACAGCTTATACTCCACCAGGGAATCAAACCATATATGTATTGGTGAGCAACGGAGGGTGTAGCTATGTGGTTTCCTTACAGTTGCTGAGATCAGCTGAAACGACATTAACCATAGCAGCGCCGCAGACGGTTACCTGTACCACTCCTCAGGTTACCCTGGATGCTTCTGCTTCGGTAATACCACCAGGATCTACCATTACCTGGACGACTACAGGCGGAACCATAGTATCGGGAGGGAATACCCTTACCCCTGTCGTAAGTGCAGGAGGTACTTATACATTAACGGTTACCAATGTCTCTCAGCCAGGAAACCTAAGCTGTACCTATACTTCAAATGTAACAGTAACTCAGGATACGGCACTGCCTTTTGCAGGGCTTACTTCATCACAACCGCGTATATGTGTGGGAGAATCTGTAACGCTGACGGCTACCGGAGGAGTTACCTATAACTGGCCGGGACTTCCCGGAAACGGAAGTACTCAGGTGGTTTCCCCTGCAACGACTACCGTATACACGGTGTATGCAGTAGGAGCCAATGGATGTGTTTCTGCAACACCGGCTACAGTGACGGTTCAGGTAGGACCTCCTATTGCCGGAATTGCCGCTTCCAAAACAAAAATTTGTGCCGGAGAATCTGTAACGCTGACGGCTACCGGAGGAGTTACCTATAACTGGCCGGGACTTCCCGGAAACGGAAATACTCAGGTAGTTACCCCCACAGTGACTACTACCTATTCTGTATTTGCATTGGGAGGTAACGGATGTAGTTCGGTAGAAGCTGCTAAAATTACCATTGAGGTTGTTCCTGCTATAGAATCTACCTTGAAAGATGTCTACGTATGTGCCGGAGATAACGGAACTCTGGATGCAGGAGCCGGACCCAATTATACTTACGTTTGGAGTACGGGAGCGACTACGCAGACCATTACGACCAATATCCCGGGTACTTATAGTGTAACAATAAGCAACGGGGTGTGTTCTAAAGTATTTTCAGCTCAATTGATCAATCCGGATTTACCTCAGTTTACCAATATAATATATGACAATCATGTTCTTACGCTTACTGCAAGCAATCCGACAGGAGGAATTTTAGAGTATTCCATAGATGGAGGAAGTACATGGCAGTCTTCTAATATTTTTTATGGCACTTTAAATAATACTACCTATCATCTGATGGTGCGTGTAGTAGGTTCGAAGTGTGGTACATCACTGGATTATTTTACTCTGGTGATCAGTAATGCCATAACTCCTAATATGGATGGTTTCAATGATGCCATAGATTTTACGGGAATCAGCGGCTATAAAGACTTTGCTGCTTCCATTTTTGACAGGTATGGTGCTGAAGTATTTAAAGCAACAAAAAATGAGACCATATGGAGAGGATCCTTAAAAGGCTCAAATCTTCCTACCGGTACTTACTGGTACAGGGTACAGTGGGAGAATCCGGCCAGCCGAAAACTAGAGCAGCGCTCAGGCTGGATATTATTAAAAAACAGAAACTAA
- a CDS encoding choice-of-anchor L domain-containing protein gives MRRRFLPFYLFFLVISTFLYSQNQQPRKTVKEKSTELSRRAGAFIDVNAPGYTESTFSIEKLVKDVLISSGTNTCVTPNVTNVKITPNHAVGDANRAWGYFNKGTTNFPFKDGIVLSTGYASEAGNFLVAGNLGQINGGGTDSDLAQATGATGSLNDAVLLEFDFVPTTTQIKFNYMLASEEYYEGYPCEYADAFAILLRPTSGGPYVNMAVLPNGAGPVSVTNIRPAINTGFTNCAAVNEQYFAGYNTTNTVTNFNGRTIPLTATATVTAGQEYHFKMVIADYRDNTFDSAVFLEGGSFNIGVELLDPSGATLPSDINVCDNVPQVITASVSDPNLVYQWYFNGTAIPNATTNTITAIQAGTYTIEVSLPGNPCPGKASIQIHGGITPQAQDATLLLCTTPDITTFDLSTAMPSISPTPGAVFRFYENQADAAAQNNNYIQNILNYNGNDGQILYVVVSNGGFCSKTIELTLLKEVTPTAKLKSSKIKICPGESVTLSAEGGSTYFWDNFSGTGSTQTVTLYQSGVFTVYAIGPKGCRSLNPATIRIEVTPEITTPLTDVEMCLGDRVTLDAGAGTGYKYLWSTGATTQTIEVNQWGVYTVEIDNGICKKVFPVKVMGAATPFITAMNYDGAKKTLTVTAENPPMNNMPSSLEYSIDNGITWQESNIFTNLIDNTHYTILVRRAGTHCVGSLDFFTLKINNIITPNQDGINDVLDLKALGEFKNFTGSIYDRYGVEMFRFSKENPIWDGTVGGKRLPTATYWYKFNFEYPKSKAQMNWSGWIMLKNRD, from the coding sequence ATGCGAAGAAGATTTTTACCGTTTTATCTATTTTTTTTAGTCATCTCGACATTTCTATATTCACAAAATCAACAACCCAGAAAAACTGTAAAAGAAAAAAGTACTGAATTATCCAGAAGAGCTGGAGCTTTCATTGATGTAAATGCTCCGGGATATACGGAAAGTACTTTTTCTATTGAAAAGCTGGTAAAAGATGTTTTAATCTCATCAGGGACTAATACCTGTGTTACTCCCAATGTGACCAACGTAAAGATTACCCCTAACCATGCGGTAGGAGACGCCAACAGAGCCTGGGGATATTTTAACAAGGGAACAACCAATTTCCCTTTCAAAGATGGGATTGTCCTTTCTACAGGATATGCAAGTGAAGCAGGTAATTTTTTAGTAGCTGGAAATCTTGGTCAGATAAATGGTGGGGGAACCGATTCTGATCTGGCCCAGGCTACAGGAGCAACAGGAAGTTTAAATGATGCCGTACTCTTAGAATTTGATTTCGTTCCTACTACGACTCAGATTAAGTTTAATTATATGCTGGCTTCCGAAGAATATTATGAGGGATATCCATGTGAGTATGCAGATGCTTTTGCAATCTTACTGCGCCCTACCTCAGGAGGCCCTTACGTTAATATGGCGGTTCTTCCTAATGGTGCAGGACCGGTAAGTGTTACCAATATTCGGCCTGCGATCAATACGGGGTTTACAAACTGTGCCGCTGTTAACGAACAATATTTTGCAGGATACAACACAACCAATACAGTAACTAACTTTAATGGAAGAACGATTCCGCTTACTGCCACTGCTACAGTAACTGCAGGGCAGGAATATCATTTTAAAATGGTAATTGCTGATTACAGGGACAATACTTTTGATTCTGCCGTATTTTTGGAAGGCGGATCTTTCAATATCGGGGTAGAGCTTTTAGATCCAAGTGGAGCTACATTACCTTCCGATATCAACGTTTGTGACAATGTTCCACAGGTGATCACAGCTTCTGTAAGTGATCCTAATTTAGTATATCAGTGGTATTTTAACGGAACCGCAATTCCTAATGCTACTACCAACACTATTACAGCTATCCAGGCAGGAACTTACACCATTGAAGTAAGTCTTCCGGGAAATCCATGCCCGGGTAAAGCATCCATACAGATTCATGGTGGAATTACTCCGCAGGCTCAGGATGCAACATTGCTTCTCTGTACCACTCCGGATATCACCACCTTTGATTTGAGTACGGCTATGCCGTCCATCAGTCCGACTCCAGGAGCCGTGTTCAGGTTTTATGAAAACCAGGCTGATGCTGCAGCACAAAATAATAATTACATCCAGAATATCCTGAACTATAATGGTAACGATGGTCAGATTTTGTATGTAGTGGTATCAAATGGCGGCTTCTGTAGCAAGACCATTGAACTTACATTATTAAAAGAAGTAACCCCTACGGCTAAACTGAAGTCATCCAAAATAAAAATCTGTCCGGGAGAATCTGTCACACTTTCTGCAGAGGGAGGAAGCACCTACTTCTGGGACAATTTCTCAGGTACAGGAAGCACACAGACCGTTACTTTATACCAGTCCGGAGTATTTACCGTATATGCTATCGGGCCAAAAGGATGCAGATCTTTGAATCCTGCCACCATCAGAATAGAAGTGACTCCGGAAATCACAACTCCTTTAACTGATGTTGAAATGTGTTTGGGAGACCGTGTTACCCTGGATGCAGGAGCAGGAACTGGCTATAAATATCTTTGGAGTACGGGGGCTACCACACAGACAATTGAAGTAAACCAATGGGGAGTATACACTGTAGAAATTGATAACGGAATTTGTAAAAAAGTCTTCCCGGTTAAAGTGATGGGGGCAGCTACTCCTTTCATAACTGCAATGAATTATGACGGAGCTAAGAAAACATTGACCGTTACAGCGGAAAATCCTCCGATGAACAATATGCCGAGCAGTCTTGAATATTCCATTGATAATGGAATTACATGGCAGGAGTCAAATATCTTCACCAATCTTATCGATAATACCCACTATACCATTTTGGTAAGAAGAGCAGGTACTCACTGCGTGGGTTCTTTAGACTTCTTTACCTTGAAGATCAACAATATCATTACTCCGAACCAGGATGGAATTAATGATGTGCTGGATCTTAAAGCACTTGGAGAATTTAAAAACTTTACAGGCTCTATCTATGACAGGTATGGAGTTGAAATGTTCAGATTCTCAAAAGAAAACCCGATATGGGACGGAACAGTAGGCGGAAAGAGACTTCCTACAGCCACCTATTGGTATAAATTTAATTTTGAATACCCTAAATCAAAAGCTCAGATGAACTGGTCCGGATGGATTATGCTTAAAAACAGGGATTAA
- a CDS encoding DUF1003 domain-containing protein encodes MKKYNEKTEVLEKIANSITSWIGSIPSLIVHTVLFITSFLLPMVGLVEFDKMLLILTTVLSLEAIYLAIFIQMSVNKSHEKIEDIQEDIEEISEDIEDIQEDIEEISEDIEEISEDIEEINEDIEDIQEDIEEISEDINEEEEEEDHNERAKNVILKSNVSSNKNEIKALKDIIAQLQNEIDQLKKE; translated from the coding sequence ATGAAAAAATATAATGAAAAAACAGAAGTTCTTGAAAAAATAGCCAATAGTATTACCTCGTGGATCGGTTCTATTCCGTCACTTATTGTACATACCGTGCTTTTTATTACTTCATTTCTGCTTCCGATGGTCGGCCTGGTTGAATTTGATAAAATGCTTCTGATTCTTACTACGGTTCTTTCTTTGGAAGCGATATACCTGGCGATCTTTATTCAGATGTCTGTCAACAAAAGCCACGAAAAAATTGAAGATATCCAGGAAGATATCGAGGAAATCAGTGAAGATATTGAAGATATCCAGGAAGATATCGAAGAGATCAGCGAAGATATTGAAGAGATCAGTGAAGATATTGAGGAGATCAATGAAGACATCGAAGATATCCAGGAAGATATCGAAGAAATCAGTGAAGACATCAATGAAGAAGAGGAGGAAGAAGATCATAACGAAAGAGCCAAAAATGTAATCCTCAAAAGCAATGTAAGCTCCAACAAAAATGAAATAAAAGCTTTAAAGGACATCATTGCCCAGCTTCAGAACGAGATTGATCAGTTGAAAAAAGAATGA
- a CDS encoding permease-like cell division protein FtsX, giving the protein MAKSVEEFNKKRLRSSNITVVISIALVLFLLGLMGLILINAQKYSDYIKEQLVVNAYFDENYDAKDSVKIAKLEEETFKKVQTLAPVKKATYISRSMAAKEAKKSMGIDSDALFEENIFPSSIEVALKPEYVDPAKIDEAIKVIRSVPGIIDVKNDSTLMVDVYNNLSRILKWILGFSILFLVLAVVLINNSIRLKIFSKRFIIKTMQLVGAKRRFILKPFIIEAIVLGAIGAFIGLLALFGVWYYFTNQIGSAFVQDNQQYFWLVLLVIGVGIFITVLSTIIATWRFLKSNVDDLYYS; this is encoded by the coding sequence ATGGCTAAATCTGTAGAAGAGTTTAATAAGAAAAGGCTTCGGTCTAGCAATATTACAGTAGTGATAAGTATTGCCTTAGTGTTATTTTTGTTGGGATTAATGGGGCTTATTTTAATCAATGCCCAGAAGTATTCTGACTATATCAAAGAACAGTTGGTAGTGAATGCCTACTTTGATGAAAACTATGATGCTAAAGATTCTGTAAAAATTGCAAAACTAGAGGAAGAAACTTTTAAAAAAGTACAGACGTTAGCTCCTGTAAAAAAGGCAACCTATATTTCAAGAAGCATGGCTGCAAAGGAGGCCAAGAAAAGTATGGGAATTGATAGTGATGCCTTGTTTGAAGAAAACATTTTCCCTTCATCTATCGAAGTTGCTTTAAAACCGGAATACGTAGATCCTGCAAAAATTGACGAAGCGATCAAGGTGATCAGGTCAGTACCTGGCATCATTGATGTTAAAAATGACAGTACTTTGATGGTGGATGTTTACAATAACCTGAGCAGAATCTTAAAATGGATCTTAGGATTTTCAATTTTATTCCTGGTATTGGCGGTTGTATTGATTAACAACTCGATCCGTCTGAAAATATTTTCTAAAAGATTTATCATTAAAACCATGCAGCTGGTGGGGGCTAAAAGAAGGTTTATCCTGAAGCCGTTCATCATTGAAGCGATTGTTTTGGGTGCTATTGGAGCATTTATAGGTCTTTTAGCTTTATTTGGGGTTTGGTATTACTTTACCAATCAGATCGGATCAGCATTTGTACAGGACAATCAGCAGTATTTCTGGCTTGTATTACTGGTAATAGGGGTTGGAATTTTTATTACCGTTCTCAGTACCATTATTGCAACATGGAGATTCTTAAAATCAAACGTTGACGATTTATACTACTCTTAA
- a CDS encoding choice-of-anchor L domain-containing protein, which translates to MLNYRLKNYFFLFSFLMASVSVFSQTVPARKPEKVYPSAESLKAGAFIDVNVPPYVGSTYTPDLLVKNILINGGTNCTTANVTNVTVSPNHALDNANRFWGYFNKGTANFPFKDGIVLTTGRASESGNTFLGAVGASVGSGSDADLVTATGATVSLVDAVALEFDFVPNSTQVKFNYIFASDEYISNFPCLGYSDAFALLLKKVGDPTYTNLAILPGGAGPVSATNIVPTGNGFSCGPINEAYFGGLTNPHVGINYYGRTTPLTAVADVIPGQTYHFKMVLADAKDSTHDSAVFLEGGSFDIGIKIVDGNGAALPGSINMCDNTPQQLKAQVAAIPGMTFQWYKDGVLIPGATNAVYIANQPGVYVVKVMTPGNQCPGEASITIVGGTSPTVKNAELKLCSTPSLSTFNLEDAKPLISTTQGAVFRFYTNQADAQTQNNSYITNLTNYTGTDGQILYVLVSNGAFCSKIATLTLRKEETPVAQLAASRLKICAGESLVLTASGGATYQWNDNSGAGAIRTVSPTQTTTYTVYAIGAQGCVSLQPASVTVEVVPAIVSSLKGGHICEGDKIVLDAGAGPGYTYEWSTGETTQTITVGTPGEYTVTISNAVCSKVFKTQVIRAVIPEVTKADYNDNGTLIITASNPSNGILEYSIDNGISWQSSNIFSNVPRNKVISIRVRVKYTSCIGFLEYFTFVMKNVITPNGDNINDIIDFRGVSNYNGFTGFVFDRYGREVFKAEKIRPYWDGYFQGKRLPTNTYWYQVSYEDPASKQLTVKTGWILLKNIE; encoded by the coding sequence ATGTTAAATTATAGATTAAAAAACTATTTTTTCCTTTTTTCTTTTTTAATGGCTTCTGTGTCTGTTTTTTCTCAAACAGTACCAGCCAGAAAGCCGGAAAAAGTATACCCGTCAGCAGAAAGTTTGAAAGCCGGAGCATTTATCGATGTAAATGTTCCTCCTTATGTAGGTTCTACCTATACTCCTGATCTGCTGGTGAAAAATATTTTGATTAATGGAGGAACCAACTGTACAACGGCCAATGTTACCAATGTTACAGTTTCCCCTAACCATGCGTTAGATAATGCGAACAGATTTTGGGGGTATTTTAATAAAGGGACAGCCAACTTTCCTTTTAAAGATGGGATTGTATTAACGACAGGGCGCGCCTCTGAATCTGGAAATACCTTCCTGGGGGCTGTCGGTGCTTCAGTGGGTTCGGGAAGTGACGCGGATCTTGTTACTGCTACCGGCGCTACCGTGAGTCTGGTGGATGCAGTAGCCCTGGAATTTGACTTCGTTCCCAATTCTACTCAGGTGAAATTCAATTATATTTTTGCTTCGGATGAATATATATCCAATTTCCCGTGCTTGGGGTATTCTGATGCTTTTGCCCTTCTGCTAAAGAAAGTAGGAGATCCCACATATACCAATCTTGCGATACTTCCCGGAGGTGCAGGACCTGTAAGTGCCACGAATATTGTGCCTACAGGAAACGGGTTTTCCTGTGGTCCTATTAATGAAGCGTATTTTGGAGGATTGACTAATCCGCATGTTGGTATCAATTATTATGGAAGAACCACTCCGCTGACAGCTGTTGCTGATGTAATTCCCGGGCAGACCTATCACTTTAAAATGGTACTTGCAGATGCAAAAGACTCAACACATGATTCTGCGGTGTTCCTGGAAGGAGGATCCTTCGATATCGGAATTAAAATTGTAGACGGAAATGGAGCCGCTTTACCCGGTTCTATTAATATGTGTGACAATACCCCACAGCAGCTGAAGGCTCAGGTAGCTGCCATCCCGGGAATGACTTTTCAGTGGTATAAGGATGGTGTTTTAATTCCCGGAGCGACCAATGCTGTGTATATAGCGAATCAGCCAGGAGTATATGTTGTCAAAGTAATGACCCCGGGAAATCAGTGTCCCGGAGAAGCAAGCATCACGATTGTAGGCGGAACAAGCCCCACAGTAAAGAATGCAGAACTAAAACTCTGTTCAACACCTTCTCTGAGTACTTTTAATTTGGAAGATGCCAAGCCTCTGATCAGCACGACACAGGGCGCTGTATTCCGTTTTTATACCAACCAGGCTGATGCTCAGACTCAAAATAACAGCTATATTACCAATCTGACCAATTATACGGGAACGGACGGGCAGATTTTATATGTGCTTGTTTCCAACGGAGCGTTTTGCAGTAAAATCGCTACTTTAACATTAAGAAAAGAAGAAACTCCTGTCGCCCAGCTCGCCGCTTCCAGATTAAAAATCTGTGCCGGAGAGTCTTTAGTGCTGACCGCATCCGGAGGGGCTACTTACCAATGGAATGATAACTCAGGAGCAGGAGCGATACGAACAGTGAGCCCGACCCAAACGACGACCTATACCGTATATGCAATCGGAGCACAGGGATGCGTATCTTTACAGCCGGCTTCTGTTACCGTTGAGGTAGTGCCTGCCATTGTTTCCTCTTTGAAAGGAGGACATATCTGTGAAGGAGATAAAATCGTTTTGGATGCAGGGGCAGGACCTGGTTATACCTATGAATGGAGTACAGGTGAGACCACCCAAACCATTACGGTAGGTACCCCGGGAGAATATACCGTAACAATCAGCAATGCCGTTTGTTCAAAAGTGTTTAAAACACAGGTAATCCGTGCTGTAATTCCTGAAGTTACAAAAGCGGACTACAATGATAACGGAACCCTGATCATTACAGCAAGTAACCCTAGTAACGGGATACTGGAATACTCCATAGATAACGGAATTAGCTGGCAGTCTTCCAACATATTCTCGAATGTACCCAGAAATAAGGTAATTTCTATTCGTGTCAGGGTTAAGTATACCAGTTGTATAGGATTCCTTGAATATTTTACATTCGTAATGAAAAACGTAATTACTCCGAATGGGGATAATATCAATGATATCATCGACTTTAGGGGAGTGAGTAATTATAATGGCTTCACTGGATTTGTTTTTGACCGTTACGGAAGAGAAGTATTTAAAGCTGAGAAAATAAGACCGTACTGGGATGGGTATTTCCAGGGCAAACGCCTGCCGACAAATACTTACTGGTACCAGGTATCCTATGAAGATCCTGCAAGTAAGCAGCTTACTGTAAAAACGGGCTGGATATTGCTTAAGAACATAGAGTAA
- a CDS encoding DUF3098 domain-containing protein — MSKKTNKFSASEFGREAEAPQENTFYFGQQNFKWMLIGLAFIVGGFLLMMGPDANTVDGQFDPNSWNDGIFSIRRIRIAPLFVVIGFAIEVYAILKRK, encoded by the coding sequence ATGAGCAAAAAAACAAATAAATTTTCCGCTTCTGAATTTGGAAGAGAAGCAGAAGCACCACAGGAAAACACATTTTATTTCGGACAGCAGAATTTCAAATGGATGCTGATCGGTCTGGCGTTCATTGTAGGAGGTTTTCTACTGATGATGGGTCCGGATGCCAATACCGTAGATGGTCAATTTGATCCCAACTCCTGGAATGACGGTATTTTTTCTATCAGAAGGATCAGAATAGCCCCGCTGTTTGTAGTCATAGGATTTGCAATAGAAGTATACGCTATTTTAAAAAGAAAGTAA
- the rsmA gene encoding 16S rRNA (adenine(1518)-N(6)/adenine(1519)-N(6))-dimethyltransferase RsmA — translation MSVKAKKHLGQHFLTDENIARKIVEGLSFENYNNIMEVGPGTGVLTKYLIEKDQNLYLAEIDNESIEYLKNNYSKITENTFVGDFLKQDFNFIKDDQIAIIGNFPYNISSQILFQIVDHYELIPEMVGMFQKEVAERTAAVPRTKDYGILSVLIQAYYDVSYMFTVHENVFNPPPKVKSGVIRLTRNPKEGLAGNEVLFKQIVKAGFNQRRKKLSNALKVLNIPEALKTHPFLDKRAEELSVADFIGFTSLWKENQ, via the coding sequence TTGAGTGTAAAAGCAAAAAAACATCTTGGACAGCACTTCCTGACAGATGAAAATATCGCCAGAAAAATCGTAGAAGGTCTTAGTTTTGAGAACTATAATAACATTATGGAAGTAGGCCCCGGAACGGGAGTTCTTACCAAATATCTTATTGAAAAAGATCAGAACCTTTATCTGGCAGAAATAGATAATGAATCTATTGAATACCTGAAAAACAACTATTCTAAAATTACGGAAAATACTTTTGTAGGTGATTTCCTTAAACAGGATTTTAATTTTATCAAGGATGATCAGATTGCCATTATTGGTAATTTCCCGTATAATATTTCTTCGCAGATATTATTCCAGATCGTTGATCACTATGAACTGATTCCTGAAATGGTAGGAATGTTCCAGAAAGAAGTAGCGGAAAGAACAGCCGCAGTACCAAGGACCAAAGATTATGGTATCCTTTCCGTTCTGATCCAGGCATATTATGATGTGTCCTATATGTTCACGGTTCATGAAAATGTCTTCAACCCGCCTCCAAAAGTAAAATCAGGGGTGATCAGGCTGACCAGGAATCCGAAAGAAGGCCTGGCCGGGAACGAAGTTCTATTTAAGCAGATTGTGAAAGCAGGTTTTAACCAGAGAAGGAAAAAACTGTCAAATGCCTTAAAAGTACTAAACATTCCAGAAGCTTTAAAAACCCATCCGTTTTTAGACAAAAGAGCCGAGGAACTCAGTGTAGCAGACTTTATCGGCTTCACCAGCCTTTGGAAAGAAAATCAATAA